The Mangrovivirga cuniculi genomic sequence GGTGTGCCTTTTCGATCTCATCAAGTAAGACCACGCTATATGGCTTTCTCCTTACTGCTTCGGTAAGCTGACCTCCTTCATCGTAACCAACATAGCCCGGAGGCGCTCCGACCAGTCTACTTACCGCATGTCTTTCCTGGTATTCGGACATATCTATTCGCACCATGGCATTCTCATCATTGAAGAGATAATCTGCCAGTGATTTTGCCAGCTCCGTTTTACCAACACCTGTGGTACCCATGAAAATAAAACTTCCTATAGGTCGTTTCGGATCCTGCAGTCCGGCCCGGCTTCTACGCACAGCATCAGAAAGTGCCTGGATCGCCTCTTTTTGACCAGCGACTCGTTTACCCAATTCTCCTTCCAGGTGAAGCAGTTTTTCTCTTTCACTTTCGAGCATTTTACTCACCGGAATACCAGTCCAGCGAGCAACTACCTCTGCAATATCTTCTGAATCCACTTCTTCTTTTAACAGACTTTCTTCGCCTTGCATTTCAGAAACCTGCTTTTGCAGCTCCTCAAGTTTATTCTGAGTCTCTACCAGCTTGCCATACCTGATCTCGGCTACTTTTTCATACTCTCCAGATCGCTCAGCTTTTTCTGCTTCCAGTTTCAGCTTATCGATTTCTTCCTTAGCATGCTGAATTCCCTGGATAACGCTTTTTTCGTTTTCCCACTTAGCCTTCAGACTATCGCGTTGCTCACTAAGCTCTGCAATATCCTTATTTAGTATCGTTTCCTTTTCTTTGTCTTTTTCACGCCTGATGGCCTCGCGTTCGATCTCGAGCTGCATGATCCTCCTGTTCAACTCATCGAGTTCTTCCGGCAGTGAATCTATTTCTATTCTAAGCTTTGAAGCGGCCTCATCCATTAAGTCAATGGCTTTGTCAGGCAAAAATCTATCAGAAATATACCTGTTAGACAATTCTACTGCAGCAATAACCGCATCATCTTTTACCCTCACACCATGGTGAAGCTCATACTTATCTTTAATACCACGGAGAATGGAAATAGCATCTTCCTCACTTGGTTCATCGACAGTGACCGACTGGAATCGTCTTTCCAGTGCCTTATCCTTCTCGATATACTTCTGGTATTCCTTTAGCGTTGTCGCACCAATTGCATGCAGTTCACCCCGCGCCAGAGCAGGCTTTAATAAGTTAGCCGCATCCATTGCGCCTTCACCACCACCTCCGGCACCGATCAGCGTATGGATCTCATCAATGAAAAGAATGATCTCACCATCGGAATCCTTTACCTCTTTAATAACCGATTTTAGTCTTTCCTCAAACTCACCTTTGTATTTGGCTCCTGCTACGAGCAGTCCCATATCCAGAGAAATAATCGTTTTCGACTTGAGGTTTTCAGGTACGTCTCCATCGACGATTCGCT encodes the following:
- the clpB gene encoding ATP-dependent chaperone ClpB; its protein translation is MTFDNYTLKSQEAIQKATEIALAHEQQAVETGHLLKGIISTDENVFSYLAKKLNVNTPVLNDELDNLIKAYPKVSGGKPYLSNDAHQTLTEANKTLKTFGDEYVAVEHIILGLLKGKDNTAKLLKNHGFNESDAVKAIKELRGGSKVTDQNAENKYQALSRYSINLNEQARQGKIDPVIGRDEEIRRVLQILSRRTKNNPMLLGEPGVGKTAIVEGMAQRIVDGDVPENLKSKTIISLDMGLLVAGAKYKGEFEERLKSVIKEVKDSDGEIILFIDEIHTLIGAGGGGEGAMDAANLLKPALARGELHAIGATTLKEYQKYIEKDKALERRFQSVTVDEPSEEDAISILRGIKDKYELHHGVRVKDDAVIAAVELSNRYISDRFLPDKAIDLMDEAASKLRIEIDSLPEELDELNRRIMQLEIEREAIRREKDKEKETILNKDIAELSEQRDSLKAKWENEKSVIQGIQHAKEEIDKLKLEAEKAERSGEYEKVAEIRYGKLVETQNKLEELQKQVSEMQGEESLLKEEVDSEDIAEVVARWTGIPVSKMLESEREKLLHLEGELGKRVAGQKEAIQALSDAVRRSRAGLQDPKRPIGSFIFMGTTGVGKTELAKSLADYLFNDENAMVRIDMSEYQERHAVSRLVGAPPGYVGYDEGGQLTEAVRRKPYSVVLLDEIEKAHPDVFNILLQVLDDGRLTDNKGRVANFKNTIIIMTTNIGSNIIQSNFEMMDELNHDDVIEKTKNEVFELMKKSVRPEFLNRIDELIMFRPLSKEDIRKIVGIQFNMIKNRLEHNGIKLEATDAALDYLGKTGYDPTFGARPLKRVIQREVLNELSKEILAGNIQKDSVVGIDIEGDEIVFMNLDKVQLED